From Caballeronia insecticola, a single genomic window includes:
- a CDS encoding prepilin peptidase, which translates to MQPSFAPSAAHFANRYLTDFAALPIAVQYGFAIVFGLVIGSFLTVVVHRLPVMLERAWRSEVEAATPDALDTPKPAADSYPERFNLAVPRSACPHCKHVLRAWENIPVLSYLALRGRCSACGAHVSARYPLTELATGALAALSLYAYGPGWAALAAFGLCATLLAAALIDYDTRYLPDILTLPLLWAGLIVNFGEGGFATLHDAVTGAIAGYLFLWCVYWLFKLVRGVEGMGYGDFKLLAAIGAWLGWAALAQVVLIAAVTGAVFGIVATWRKRMRFEEPLPFGPFLAAGGALTLFVGTPLYALFG; encoded by the coding sequence ATGCAGCCTTCGTTCGCCCCATCCGCCGCGCACTTCGCGAACCGCTATCTAACGGACTTCGCGGCGCTTCCCATCGCCGTGCAATACGGGTTCGCCATCGTGTTCGGCCTCGTGATCGGCAGCTTTCTGACCGTGGTCGTGCATCGTCTGCCGGTGATGCTCGAACGCGCGTGGCGTTCCGAAGTGGAAGCGGCCACGCCCGACGCACTCGATACGCCAAAGCCCGCCGCCGATTCCTATCCCGAGCGCTTCAATCTCGCAGTGCCGCGCAGCGCCTGCCCGCATTGCAAGCACGTGCTGCGCGCGTGGGAGAACATTCCGGTCTTGAGCTATCTCGCGTTGCGCGGGCGCTGCTCGGCGTGCGGCGCGCACGTAAGCGCACGCTATCCTCTGACGGAACTCGCGACGGGCGCGCTCGCCGCGCTGTCGCTCTACGCATATGGTCCGGGCTGGGCCGCGCTCGCCGCGTTCGGCCTGTGTGCGACCTTGCTGGCCGCGGCGCTGATCGACTACGACACGCGTTATTTACCCGACATACTGACGTTACCGCTGCTCTGGGCGGGCCTCATCGTCAATTTCGGCGAAGGCGGATTCGCGACGCTGCACGATGCGGTGACCGGCGCGATCGCCGGCTATCTGTTCCTGTGGTGCGTGTACTGGCTCTTCAAGCTCGTGCGCGGCGTGGAAGGCATGGGCTACGGCGACTTCAAGTTGCTCGCCGCCATCGGCGCGTGGCTCGGCTGGGCGGCGCTCGCGCAAGTCGTGCTGATCGCGGCGGTCACGGGCGCGGTGTTCGGCATCGTCGCGACGTGGCGCAAACGCATGCGCTTCGAAGAACCGCTGCCGTTCGGGCCGTTTCTGGCGGCGGGCGGCGCGCTCACCCTGTTCGTCGGCACGCCGCTATACGCATTGTTCGGATGA
- the coaE gene encoding dephospho-CoA kinase (Dephospho-CoA kinase (CoaE) performs the final step in coenzyme A biosynthesis.) gives MFSIGLTGGIGSGKSTVANLFASRGVPLIDTDLIAHRITAPGGVAMPLIAREFGADFVAPDGSLDRAKMRTLVFADDTAKARLEGIVHPLIRAETERQRLAAGGAYHIVVVPLLVESGEWSTRVSRVLVVDCPVETQITRVMRRNGFAREQVLAIIAKQATREARLAAADDIVLNDESATLDTLARHVDALHERYLALAAA, from the coding sequence ATGTTCAGCATTGGTCTCACCGGCGGAATCGGCAGCGGCAAGAGCACGGTCGCGAATCTGTTCGCGTCGCGCGGGGTGCCGCTGATCGACACGGACCTGATCGCGCATCGCATCACCGCGCCGGGCGGCGTCGCGATGCCGCTCATCGCCCGCGAATTCGGCGCGGACTTCGTGGCGCCGGACGGTTCGCTCGACCGCGCGAAAATGCGCACGCTCGTATTCGCCGACGACACCGCTAAAGCGCGCCTCGAAGGCATCGTGCATCCGCTGATCCGGGCCGAAACGGAACGCCAGCGGCTTGCGGCTGGGGGCGCCTATCACATCGTCGTGGTGCCGTTGCTGGTGGAGTCGGGTGAATGGTCGACGCGCGTGTCGCGCGTGCTCGTCGTGGATTGTCCGGTCGAGACGCAGATCACGCGCGTCATGCGCCGCAACGGCTTCGCGCGCGAACAGGTGCTTGCGATCATTGCGAAGCAGGCCACGCGGGAAGCGCGCCTGGCCGCCGCCGACGACATCGTTCTCAACGACGAATCCGCCACGCTCGATACATTGGCCCGGCATGTCGATGCGCTGCATGAGCGCTATCTCGCGCTGGCAGCGGCGTGA
- the zapD gene encoding cell division protein ZapD codes for MILYEYPFNERIRTLLRLEDLFERFTFFLTQEDAREHHVALTTLFEIAEVAGRTDLKADLMKELERQRQTLAPFRGNPGIEQEALEAVLGEIEQTLTGLTEMHGKTGQHLADNEWLASIRSRTIIPGGTCKFDLPSYYAWQQLPVEERRQDIAKWVMPMLALRDAAAIVLRLARESGQASKVMAMQGSYQQMLSGRTYQLMQVRVSPDTRIIPEASANKYMLWVRFTVQDGDLKPRAVDVDVPFHLTLCSL; via the coding sequence TTGATCCTTTACGAGTATCCCTTCAACGAGCGCATCCGGACGCTGCTGCGACTCGAGGACCTGTTCGAGCGCTTCACGTTCTTTCTGACGCAGGAAGACGCGCGAGAGCATCACGTCGCGCTCACGACGCTCTTTGAGATTGCGGAAGTCGCCGGCCGTACGGATCTCAAGGCCGATCTCATGAAGGAACTGGAGCGGCAGCGGCAGACGCTTGCGCCGTTTCGCGGCAATCCGGGGATCGAACAGGAAGCGCTCGAAGCTGTGCTCGGCGAGATCGAACAAACGCTGACAGGCCTCACCGAGATGCACGGCAAAACCGGTCAGCATCTCGCCGACAACGAATGGCTCGCGAGCATTCGCAGCCGCACGATCATTCCCGGCGGAACGTGCAAATTCGATCTGCCGTCGTATTACGCGTGGCAGCAGTTGCCGGTGGAGGAGCGTCGTCAGGACATCGCCAAATGGGTCATGCCGATGCTCGCGCTGCGCGACGCTGCCGCCATCGTCCTGCGGCTCGCGCGTGAATCCGGCCAGGCGTCGAAAGTCATGGCGATGCAGGGCAGCTATCAGCAGATGCTCTCGGGCCGCACGTATCAGCTGATGCAGGTGCGGGTTTCGCCCGACACGCGCATCATTCCGGAAGCGAGCGCGAACAAATACATGCTGTGGGTGCGTTTCACGGTGCAGGACGGCGATCTGAAGCCGCGCGCAGTCGATGTGGACGTGCCCTTTCATCTGACGCTTTGCAGCCTTTGA
- a CDS encoding DNA gyrase inhibitor YacG produces MTTVVKCPTCSKEVRWVPENRFRPFCSERCKQIDLGAWATEKYKIAGNSQETPPDEDQHGGLN; encoded by the coding sequence ATGACCACTGTCGTCAAATGCCCCACCTGCAGCAAGGAAGTCCGCTGGGTTCCTGAAAACCGCTTTCGCCCGTTCTGCTCCGAGCGCTGCAAGCAGATCGATCTGGGCGCCTGGGCCACGGAAAAATACAAGATCGCGGGCAATTCGCAGGAAACGCCGCCGGACGAAGACCAGCACGGCGGCCTTAACTGA
- a CDS encoding NUDIX domain-containing protein, protein MSAAPDDRTERAPDGRKVTEVAVGVMVQPDGRYLLAQRPEGKPYEGYWEFPGGKLEPGESIEAALGRELHEELGIDVIACQLWRTLEHDYPHAYVRLFFCKVTEWRGAPLGREGQAIAWQTLPVEVAPLLPAAIPVLEWLEEEERE, encoded by the coding sequence ATGAGCGCCGCGCCCGACGATAGAACGGAACGCGCGCCCGACGGCCGCAAGGTGACGGAAGTGGCCGTCGGCGTGATGGTGCAGCCTGACGGGCGCTATCTGCTCGCGCAGCGCCCGGAAGGCAAGCCGTACGAAGGCTATTGGGAATTTCCGGGCGGCAAGCTGGAGCCGGGCGAGAGCATCGAGGCGGCGCTCGGACGGGAACTGCACGAGGAACTGGGCATCGACGTCATTGCGTGCCAGCTTTGGCGTACGCTCGAACACGACTATCCGCACGCGTACGTGCGTCTGTTTTTCTGCAAGGTGACGGAGTGGCGGGGCGCGCCGCTCGGGCGCGAAGGGCAGGCGATCGCGTGGCAGACCTTGCCTGTGGAAGTCGCGCCGCTCTTGCCGGCGGCCATTCCGGTGCTTGAATGGCTCGAAGAGGAAGAGCGCGAATAG
- a CDS encoding ATP-binding protein — translation MDKLEQFLTRAEAVLARIEGMLPPAAPDIAWESAVAFRWRTRQGRGFLQPVTAISDISLDDLQNIDRQKSLIQQNTLQFVKKLPANNVLLTGARGTGKSSLIKACLNAYAKDGLRLIEVDKDDLHDLGDIVDLISARPERFIVFCDDLSFEEGESGYKALKVALDGSVAAQSDNVLIYATSNRRHLLPEYMSDNETYKHTSDGEIHPGEVVEEKISLSERFGLWVSFYPFKQDDYLTIVGHWLKHFGCDDATVESARGDALVWALERGSRSGRVAWQFARDWSGRRQ, via the coding sequence ATGGACAAACTCGAACAATTTCTCACGCGCGCCGAAGCAGTGCTCGCGCGCATCGAAGGCATGCTGCCGCCCGCGGCGCCGGATATCGCCTGGGAATCCGCGGTCGCGTTTCGCTGGCGCACGCGTCAGGGTCGCGGCTTTCTGCAGCCGGTGACGGCCATCTCCGATATCTCGCTCGACGATCTGCAGAACATCGACCGGCAAAAAAGCCTGATCCAGCAGAACACGCTGCAGTTCGTGAAGAAGCTGCCCGCGAACAACGTGCTGTTGACGGGCGCGCGCGGCACGGGCAAGTCGTCGCTGATCAAGGCGTGCCTGAACGCGTATGCGAAGGACGGACTGCGGCTCATCGAAGTCGACAAGGACGATCTGCACGATCTCGGCGACATCGTCGATCTGATTTCGGCGCGGCCGGAGCGCTTTATCGTTTTCTGCGACGATCTCTCGTTCGAAGAGGGCGAATCGGGCTACAAGGCGCTGAAGGTCGCGCTCGACGGCTCGGTCGCGGCGCAGTCGGACAACGTGCTGATCTACGCGACGTCGAACCGCCGTCATCTGTTGCCCGAGTACATGAGCGACAACGAGACGTACAAGCACACGTCCGACGGCGAGATTCATCCGGGCGAAGTGGTCGAAGAGAAAATCTCGCTGTCCGAGCGTTTCGGCCTTTGGGTCAGCTTCTATCCGTTCAAGCAGGACGACTATCTGACGATCGTCGGTCACTGGCTGAAACACTTCGGCTGCGACGACGCCACGGTCGAAAGCGCCCGCGGCGATGCACTCGTGTGGGCGCTCGAACGCGGCTCGCGCTCGGGCCGCGTGGCGTGGCAATTTGCGCGCGACTGGTCGGGACGCAGGCAATGA
- the argJ gene encoding bifunctional glutamate N-acetyltransferase/amino-acid acetyltransferase ArgJ — MAVNFPSIDPAALHPVAGVTLGWAEANIRKPNRKDVLVIRVDEGASVAGAFTQNRFCAAPVTVCREHLAAVSKGGKGIRALVVNTGNANAGTGEPGMAHARATCAELARLAGVDAQQILPFSTGVILEPLPIDRLKAGLPAALANQKAAHWFDAAQAIMTTDTLPKAASRRVTIDGHVVTLSGISKGAGMIRPNMATMLGFLAFDATVAQPVLDELVKHVADRSFNCITIDGDTSTNDSFILIASGKSSLPAITSTNSPAYAALRDVVTEVAQELAQLIVRDGEGATKFMTITVEGGKDAAECRQIAYAIGHSPLVKTAFYASDPNLGRILAAIGYAGVTDLDVGKIDLYLDDVLVAKAGGRNPEYKEEDGQRVMKKSEIAIRVLLGRGNAAATIWTCDLSHDYVSINADYRS, encoded by the coding sequence ATGGCCGTCAACTTTCCCTCGATCGATCCCGCAGCGCTTCATCCCGTCGCCGGCGTCACGCTAGGCTGGGCCGAGGCGAATATTCGCAAGCCCAATCGCAAGGACGTGCTCGTCATTCGCGTCGATGAAGGCGCAAGCGTCGCGGGCGCCTTCACGCAGAACCGCTTCTGCGCCGCGCCCGTCACGGTGTGCCGCGAGCATCTCGCGGCGGTGAGCAAGGGCGGCAAGGGCATCCGCGCGCTCGTCGTGAACACCGGCAACGCCAACGCGGGCACGGGCGAGCCGGGCATGGCGCACGCGCGCGCGACTTGCGCCGAGCTGGCACGTCTGGCGGGCGTCGATGCGCAGCAGATCCTGCCGTTCTCGACCGGCGTGATTCTCGAGCCGCTGCCGATCGACCGCCTGAAGGCCGGCCTGCCCGCGGCGCTGGCAAATCAGAAGGCCGCGCACTGGTTCGACGCCGCGCAGGCCATCATGACGACCGACACGCTGCCGAAGGCGGCGTCGCGCCGCGTGACGATCGACGGGCACGTGGTCACGCTGTCGGGCATCAGCAAGGGCGCGGGCATGATCCGCCCGAACATGGCGACGATGCTCGGCTTCCTCGCCTTCGACGCCACCGTCGCGCAACCCGTGCTCGACGAACTGGTGAAGCACGTGGCGGATCGCTCGTTCAACTGCATTACGATCGACGGCGATACCTCGACCAACGATTCGTTCATCCTGATTGCATCGGGCAAGTCGAGCCTGCCCGCGATCACGTCCACGAATTCGCCTGCGTATGCCGCGTTGCGCGACGTCGTGACCGAAGTGGCGCAGGAACTGGCGCAGCTCATCGTGCGCGACGGCGAAGGCGCGACCAAGTTCATGACCATCACGGTCGAGGGCGGCAAGGACGCGGCGGAGTGCCGCCAGATCGCCTACGCGATCGGCCATTCGCCGCTCGTTAAGACGGCGTTCTACGCGTCGGACCCGAACCTCGGCCGCATTCTCGCGGCGATCGGCTATGCGGGCGTGACGGATCTCGACGTCGGCAAGATCGATCTCTATCTCGACGACGTGCTGGTCGCGAAAGCGGGCGGACGCAATCCCGAGTACAAAGAGGAAGACGGCCAGCGCGTGATGAAGAAGAGCGAGATCGCGATTCGCGTGCTGCTCGGCCGCGGCAATGCGGCGGCGACCATCTGGACCTGCGATCTCTCGCACGACTACGTGAGCATCAACGCGGACTATCGCTCCTGA